CGCGTCATTTCCTCTACTGAAATCACGCGATTTTTCAGGGCATAGGAGCGCACAGACTCCAGAGAAATTATGACACAACATTCCCAGGAGTGTGTGCGGTATAGGCAACAGAGGAAAACAACTGCGGTGCAGGAAGAAGGCAGTTTAGgaagtctgcctagcaacaactgTTTTAAggtatgtaaaacattttttttttttttattactcggctaatgacattttttttaaagtgctgaTGCAGAGTTTGAtttgagggtggagctccactttaatgcaaatacattattttctaacattttcaaaactcagtTCACAAATTATTACCACATTTATTATTGCTCCCTAAACCTCAGGCTGGTAAtaactgtgatttttttattaaagggcttttaaaggtttgttttttattttctaaataggttcctttaagccagtgcattgttggttcacttgccttttccttcgatttccattttaaatgctttttttctttgtctgaatttctcacttcctgttcctcttcagtaatcttgctcccatcatccgagccattctggctgggggttagcgtgctcgccccctcctcccgtagggatgtagtcccaagggagggggcaatcacgctgactaacctccagccagaatggcttggatgatgggggcaagcttactgaggaggaacaggaagtgagaaattcagacaaagaaaaaaaagcatttaaaatggaaatcgaaggaaaaggtaagtgaaccaacaatgtactagtttaaaggaacctatttcgacacagtgaggcatgggcacagtgaggcatgggcacagtgaggcatggacacagtgaggcatggacatggacgcagtgaggcacagtgaggcatgcagatggacaccctaggcttatactcgagtcaatacgttttcccagttttttgtggtaaaattaggtgcctctgcttatattcgggtcggcttatattcgagtataaagggtatatatatttttttatataattataagtaaataaaaaaatatttacaattgCTTTAATAAGGATTATAAGTTATCCCTAAACACTACTCAGTAGGGGTTGCTGTGGCGCTCACCTACTTACAACAAAATGTCTCTTGGTTCAATATCATGGGCTTTAGCCtcatggggccaaattctcaaaaaacctgcctaacttaacttccagcagttaagttacacaggcgttaaatttctacctaagtgcccgatccacaaagcacttacctagaaattacacgccgtgtaacttaagtgcctccgtcgcaaggcggtcatctgatcgagggggcgattcctattcaaatgaggcgcgctcccgcgccggacgttcggcgcatgcgtgtgacgtcatttttcccgacgtgcatcgcgcgaacgtactttacgccgggctttgtggatcgcgacgggacaataaagttgcgtcgggtaaaaaaaaaaatacgcgccgggaaaattttttttaaatttaaaaaaaaacgcggcgatcgaaaaaaaggtttgtttttacaaggtctaaacagtttaggccttgtaaaagcatccctaattttacgcatgcaaaacgtaacttacgcagaaaacacaaagctaaaaagcattgtggatctgcctaagtactcatttgcatacgcaaagctgcatttcgactcgaaatgcccccagcggcggatgcggtactgcatcctaagatccgacagagttacagatgtcggatcttctgactatctttggaaaaatccttctgaggatcgtttccaaagatagccacagggatacgcaggctgaacagcagttccgcctgcgtatctcctttgaagatttggcccctgGTGTCTACCCCATGGGGAAGAGCTTCTCTTCTACATCTTTTATATGGCTACTCTCTTTTCAGACACAGAACCTAGAACAGCTTCTCCACAACCTTACACAGCAAGGCGACGGGAACGAAAATATGAGTGTAGACTACTGTCATCACTAGCGCACACTGGCAAGCTCCGCTATTGTTAGATAGAACCTCACTGCTGCACACCATCGCATTTTTGGGTGTTATTGCTACTGTTTATGCTAGTCTGGGTGGCCTAAGCCCTTTTATATCTATCCCTTATGGTTAGCTATCCTTGACTGACATAATATTTCAGTGCTGCAGGAGTTTATACAGTTCTAGGGCTGTCAGGGGCTCTCAATAAAAGACCTTGACTATGCCTGTCTTTCCTTCCAGAGCCGTACTACAGCTTCTCTGAATTACATAGGatctattaaagtgttactaaagccaggaccctgcattcactatatctggtctcccacagtacacagaacatggaaatgcaatagttttagtaaatataaacgactaaataccttttctcatcagcagttaaagcagtcttgtgacttctattagtgtctggttaaagcttgtaggaggagttttgatTCTaccctgactgtcctatgaggtatgcaggactcctgaccctctgtctggacagtgctgattggccctgtgctgattacatgcactataccaagaaaaaaaaactctctagcaatacacaccaaactgagcatgtgcagcttgcccccaaggctctgttcactCAGGAGAgggtttggggactgtggaagaaggggaggatcagagaacacaggatcaaacaacctttttgcacaatgcagaggattaaccccttaggttccacagtgagtataacaagtatgctttactgcatatacgtgtagcactacccccgaaggagctgctggtttgttttgggtggcatgttacctcatggctcctccgccatctaagagtgtatggtgaatgtagcattaatggaatgtccacgtcaggtgtctttttctgagctctttattacccagccggagccgggtaaaaacaataaaactttgtggtGATAAAACAGTTGAAgtaaaaggagaaatagcagattcaggcgtagcaatagggaaacagtcctgcttccaacaacacttagtcttcttcgccactccagccggagtgggtatagcgtacctggacaggcctctctcactgacctggcagccagagtatcacttggaacttagaggaaaagtctctgccacagaccctccttaggattgaggtagCGGAGGTAATCCTTCTTAatagactttggcctggatctccttcaggttaccgactgacaggtgaccaacctCCATCCTTTCAGTAATCGgttcccttgatccccggtggattgtcgagaccctattggattgccagcctctcttggctctcctcagatggactccccaccgaacagctatctcgcttgggatcttctcaggattgagGACCCACTTGATTACTGAGGCCccaccacagctttaaatgtcccagaccaacatggccccggaaccaggaacaccgcatggcatGCGCACccgccgtgatgcagtcaccctaaaggtgggtgccgcactcgaagaagaacccagaccaatggcatctgtctcataaataccctcccccagcatgcacagcgaggagaaaccctcctgataggctgctggggaaaagcacccagacctcgactccactgctgccacctatagccctggggtgggaacagcaccccaggaacaacagaattAGGCCACAGCAcaggtacttggaagtaaccaggcgctacatacagactgattttactgttgtgggtttagtaacactttaatttagTGGGCAGAGTTATAAATCACCCCCCTGTCCCCCATTCATAGATCATGTGATTTTAGAAAATTTGTATACTGTCATTTGACAGGTTTCAGTTTGATTTCTGGTTTACTACAGATTAACTCCTGCCTTATTTGCAATTATTGGTAGTTCacataaaaacatagggccagattcacaaaagagatacgacggcgtatctcctgatacgcagtcgtatctctgagatacgattgtcgtatctatgcgcctgattcatagaatcaggttacgcatagatagccctaagatccgacaggtgtaagtgacttacacctgtcggatcttaggctgcaattctaggccggccgctaggtggcgattccattgcggtcggtgtagaatatgcaaatgactagttacgccgattcacgaacgtccgctttgcccgtcgctctaaatttacgttgtttccgtagagatacgtcgcgtaaaactaagcatgccctctaggtggtctaaccaatgttaagtatggccatcgctcccgcgtcaaattttaaaatttcacgttgtttgcgtaagtcatccgtgaatggcgctggacgccatttacgttaacgttgaaaccaatgacgtccttgcgacatcatttagcgcaatgcacgccgggaaattttagggaaggagcatgcgcagtacgttcggcgcgggaacgcgcctaatttaaatggtccccgccccatttgaattaggtgggcttgcgccgggtggatttacgctacgccgccgcaagtttacaggtaagtgctttgtgaatcaagcacttacgctgtaaacttgcggcggtgtaacgtaaatgggatacgttacgccgccgcagcgtaacgtatttctatgtgaatctggcccataatgcttAAATCCCCACTTAAAAGGTACATTATTACAAAGAACATCAGCAGACCACATTCTTTAAATTTGTACATCGCACACTCTGTATCTGGTCAACAACTCTCAACACATTTTTTTAGACTGTTAAGGTTGAACACACTAAGTACACTTACCGGGTTTGCTCTTTTCTTCTCTGGACAGCAATGACCCCCGATAAACAACATATTTGGCATTAAAGGTTTAGCAGACTCTAGTACAAAATCATATTTGTATAACCAAAGTTCAGCCTGACTAAATATTTCAAGTAACTTTACATCTCTATGTAGGAACTTGGAGGCCAGTCTGTTGTATTCAGTCTCAATTTGCCGGCAGGCTAAGGGTTCTAAAATGTGAAAGAGAACATTCCTCACTCGCTGGAAAAGATCATTCTGATTGTTTCCTAGGTCAGAGTAATCTGAATTTGGGCAATTTACAGCCTTTTTATCCCAGCCACAGGGAAGCGAGGGTAGAAAATAAATGGATCGGAGCTGGAGATGTTTTGCAAGGATTGGACCACAGGGAAAAAAAGGATCCATGACTGAAACGTCAAAACGTATTTTTTCCAAGAAACTAAGCAACTCTTGGTCAGCCAGGAGATCCAAACAGGTAGAAGATGAAACTGACGCAGTATACTTCATCCTCTTATATTCTGTACTAATAGCACTTAGCAAGCTGTCCATCAGAGATTGACCTGATATAGGTTCCAGATTTATACTGAGCCCAGACTTGAGGAGAGGGGCACTGTACATCTTCACTGTTATTCCTTCAAATGAGCCCATGTCCATCATGTTCCTAGGTATCACCAACACAATCTCATGTCCGTTTTGTTGGATTTTATCCACCATAGTGCGCATGTCAAGCCATGTATCGGTATCTTGAGCGATTACCAGTACATTTCCACTCTCTGCCAAGGTGGGAAGACCCAGAATGACAACAATCCAGATGAACATCAGTGAAAGAATAATTGCCGCCATGTCTGAGTAGTCTGCACTCTCTGAGAACACACCtcagaaatacatttttatgaaTTGGGTTTTCAGTGAGTCAAATCATTTAAATAGCCTGTGTCTATCACAATGACTCAAGTGCTGGACACTCCCTTCTATAACAACAATCTGTCAGTCTTATCATAAAATGTGATAACTAATGTATAGTAGCCTTTAGAATTATTcataataaataacattttaaaaagatAAAGCAGGTGAGAGCCCAGTGTGCTGGTAAGGTGTAAACATGAGTGATTTTCAAAACTGAATACAGGTAAAGGTAAGGTTATACCGCGTACAaacgattggattttccatctgaaaaaccttggatggtttttccgacggaattccgctcaagcttggcttgcatacacacaaaagttctctgaacttccgtctgtcaagaacgcgatgacgtacaacactacgacgagccgagataattaagttcaatgcttccgagcacgcgtcaaattgtttctgagcatgtgtcataattttgcacgtcggaattgctacagacgataggaattttttcgactgaaaatttgagaaccagctctcaatcttttgttggcggaaattgcgacagcaaaagtccgatggagcatacacacggtcggaatttccgctcaaaagctcacatcggacttttgctttttggaatttccgatcgtgtatacggggcattAGAAACTTAGGAAATTCCTTATTCAAGCGTTCTGCAAACCTCTGGAGTGTCTTTGTTTAAATGGTGTTTTCTGTTACTTATtttataatgacaaaaaaaaacagtaaggaCAGCAGGGCAATGCAACCGGTACATTTttattgctccccccccccccccccagcaacatataCTCATGTTTACACTCCACTCCGTTCAAGCACCAGGAGCAAagattaaagggttactaaaggaaaaaatgtgttttctttaaaataacaaacatcttatacttacctccaccgtgcagttcgtttttcacagagtggccccgatccacgtcttctggggtccctcggcagctgtctccggtcctccctgcaagaactcaccacattcatgcgagagagctcgcatggtgatgagtccttgcgggcgcgctcccgtgatacagcgagcggccttagccgctcactgtatcactcggccccgcccctcggcgcaccgcatcattagatgtgattgacaacagcgccaGCCATTGGCTGCGCTGTATCAATAGTGCTACTACCCCCGAAATAGCCCTTAATTATAAGCAGGATAAGATATAGACTTGTGCTCGGATAGCCCCAGTACTCAGGCATCCAAACGTCCAATCAAAGAAAAAAGTAACCTGCACCACGATGtctcaaaaataaaacatatacgaTTTTATTtatcacttcagccccagaaggtttacccctcttcatgaccaggctattttttgcaataaggcactgcgttattttaactaacaattgcgcggtcgtgggacactgtacccaaataaaatgtttgtccgtttttccccacaaatagagctttctgttggaggtatttgatcacctctgcattttttttatctgctataaaacataccctttatatttttttaaataatttcttcatcaatttaggccaatatgtattccgctacatatttctggtaaagaaAATTacattaagcgtatattgattggtttgcacaaaagttatgtcatctacaaactatgagatatatttatttttgttgtacTAGTAAgggcggcgatcagcaacttttagcgagactgcgatattgcagcggacaaatcggacacctaacggTGACTTTTGACACTAATAAAGAGAtcggtgctaaaaaatatgcactgttgctgtactaatgacactggcagggaaggagttaacatcaggggcaatatatgcctttaaatgtgttcctagggagtgcttactaactgtgggggaggtgctttgactggggAAAGGTAAAGAtctgtgtttctgcttagcagaaacacaagatgtccatttctctctctctctcacaggatggtaatctgccttgtttacataggcagaccgcagtTGTGCCTGTCTCCCAAACGATCGGCGGGTCCCGGTAGACAACGCATCCGCCAGACCCTCTGATTGGCTCtcgatgtgtccaatcacagcggaagGTGAGTCGCCGGTGGCGCGCACGTGCCTCAGACCCAGAAGTGTCAGATCATGTACTAGATACTGATCTGGCACAGGGCCCTGCCGCAGTAAATTGTGCATGGGgcagtcagcaagcggttaattcATCCAATAAAAGGAATCAATACCAGTAGTTATTAACTCATTTCAGCCTGTTTTCCATAGGCCTTAGTCATGTGTTTTACTCCCTTTTCTTCCACGTAATTGAGCTAGTGCTCTATAATTGCCTATTCAGGCACCCAGTCCTGTCACATGGAGCAGAGAGAGAGTTTCCTTTCCTCAATCCAGCAGATGAATAGAAGGTAAATACAAGTAATTTTGGGGACCAGGTTCaccagagtaatgccgcgtacagacggtcgttttttgtgatgaaaaaaaacgacgttttaaaaaacgtcatttaaaatgatcgtgtgtgggcaaaacgtcgttttatgtcttcaaaaaaacgaccaaaaaaaaattcgaacatgctcaaattttttgtgtcgtttttcaaaacgtcgtttttgtttcacagaaattgaccgtgtgtagcaaaaaacgacgtataaaacgacgtttttaaacccgcgcatgcccagaagttagttatgaagtgagcttcaatggaaaaaagtggtgaaacgtaacctcgctttgctagagcattgtgaaaaaacgatggtctgtatgctacgtcgtttttgaaaatgaagtttcaaaaacgtcgttttttacatcacataaaacgtcgttttttttccatcgcaaaaaacgaccgtctgtacgcggcattagagtgaatCTGTTGCTTTGCCCTACATGGGCAAAGCACAAGTTCTCTATAAAGTTGAACTCTAGAAATAAtcagtttttaatttattttcttcttttaattCTAAACACAACTAAATATTACACTCTCATATAAAATCTCATAACACGAAAGGAAAGATGTATGAAGGAAAAAATATTATCTACTGTACATAACTCAGCACAACCAACTTATCTCATAACGAAATAATTACTTTTCCTATTGGTTAATAActggaatataataaaaatgaatagtcTGTTTCTAAAACTTACATTGGGACAGCTTGGTAACCTGTAAATATTGATATGTCACGTCACGTGCAAGGGAGCTGCAAGGGAGTCTCAAAATTACAGCTGCAATTTTTTCCAATCAATACAAGGTTTTCTCTGATTGAATGAAATGGAGTGGAGGGGAGGATGATGTCACAACTACCATTtcatgaaaaaaatacataacatttGTTGAATGGCGGAGAAACAGAGTGAGCTACTCTCTGTGTTCAGTGTACCAGAGAGAAGATCTCTCCAGAGTCACTGGAACAGGAAAGCACTTCCTTTAGCACAGACTATTATGGTGACTTTGTGACTCCCCTGCAGCCCCGTGGATATGAAATATAGACAATTACGGGTAACCAAGATGACCCAATGTAAATTTTAAAAATGGATTGTTCCTGGAGTTCTTAAAATTGTAAAAGTGACTAATGCTATGTTACAAAATGAAATGATCAGTCTGAGTGAAAAATACTATTGCATTTCCAGAAAATAACAGCGTAGAGCTCAGTCACGAAGGAGCCACTGATACTTGGGTTTCCCACTTCCTGGTGTTAGCAACCCCCTAGGCAGTACCACACTCTCTAATTCACCAAGGCAGAAGGAAGGTATGTTTATTCAAGCAACATGCCCAGCAGAGAAGGACAATAATAATAGTACCACAAactgtggcaaaaaaaaataagaagcaATTCCGCCAAAGACATAGATTACACACAAGATAAAAATAGAACTACAAATAACCCAGCAACTTGATTTCAGGGTCAAAGTTTTAACCTCCTAGGCTCTGGCTTAAAGGGTTCACCAAAATATGGGAGACACACGGGGGTTATAAAATGCAGTCCATCCTAATCCCCCTCCCACTGGCCTCTGGTAAATAGCTAGTTTTTGTTGGAGTGGTCTCAACAGCGTTTTATAATCCCAACAAGAATAGAGAAACACTCCACAGAACAGATTCCGGGTGGTCCCAGAAAGGGATAGTGTTGTCCCTTTAAGTAGGAATGTAACTAAGATGATGACAAAAGGCTTTTCACTATTGATAACTCTGTTTTTTGTCCCAAGAGGTCCCTCAATGGCCGGCAAAAGGGTCCTCCCTCTCAAGATTTGGATAAGTTTGCACATAATCTAACACTATTGAGTATTGAGATGGAAAAAGTGGATTTATTGTATCATCACAGGGTGACACTGTGGATACACAGGTAATAGTGTGCCAAGTTGCCAATGTCCCAGTAGTTTGAAAGAGAGTTTGAATCCCATTTGGTAGTTGGCACTAAGCACAGATTTTTACTTTAGATGGTTTATATGCAGTATATACCAGAAGGCAGATCTTGCTTCAAGACCCTTTATATGGTTTTAATTCTCTTCTTATCCCCTGTTGCAGAAAGTTGAATAGCTCAAGCTGACATTAGAGGTCCattcacacatttttttcaaTGCAAGGACTTGTAAAAAATAAGGTATATGAATAGGAGCAACTCATACTGGTGCATTGCGATGATATGCACTGGTTTgcagtggaaaaaaaatacagcaagcTCCACTTTCTTTTAGAATGATGCAAGGCAACACATGGTAGCGCTTGCCAGTGCAGAGCAATGTGTCTCAATGAACAGGAAAAACATCAGGCCAGCACAAGTTTGGCATTTCAGCTATTCCGTAGACATTTTTTATGTTCCAGAAAGTGGGGATAAAAGTGCATGTTAAAATGCATTGCGATGCAGCATACCATTACACATCAATGCATATGTGTTTACCTGCGCTCAATGTAAACGTTTGGacaagtgtgaatggaccctTGAACATAACTAAAAAAGTTTACAAAGTGACTCTTTCCTCCTCACTCCCACACCTCTCCCTACTACGTGTTCAGATGTTTCAAAACGAGAAATCTTGCCTGAAGGGAGATAGCGGCTCTGCCAAAGTTGGAGTACACTTATAGCAAATTTAGTAAGAACCTGCTAAGCTAAAAGCCAGCCCGAGCTCTGATTGCTATTGTTTTCTGCATTCATTGGGTTTGCCCTAAACTCAGAATATTGTTTGCATTTGCCTGTTGCTAGCAGGTGTCCCCCAGTAGACAGAGCAAGAAGAAATAATGTTATAAATTATGAATATTTATTTTGTGGCTAatcactatgagatttgtttcCCGTACTGTGTTCTAGGGAAGGAGATAAGTATTCAGAGAGCTCTTCTAAAAAGGTCATTGCCTCCAGGACTTTGCCTGGAGAGGATGTGACTCCAGGAACCGGGTAACCACactaacacacatatatatacataatagaTACTAGAACATCAAATGCTTACAATCCTCACCTGATTTAGAGGTTTTCTTTGAACGCAGTTAATTCCCCCTATAAAGACCATATTGGGCATCACCGGCTTTGGATAATCAAATGAAAAATCAAGTCTCATTAGCCAGATGGCTGCATGACCTAAAATTTCATGCAAATCGACCTCCCTTTGAAGGAACTCAGAAGCCAGTTGTTGGTATGgagagtaaagtaaattacacagAAAATGTGAAACTATTTCCAAAAAGATGTTCTGTAGTCTTTGAGGGAAAGTCATATGATCAGTAAGGCCTGATAACTGCCGAGGTACATAAGAAAGTGGTGTTGGACACTGAGAAGATATTGCATCTTTATGACATGGTATGGAACGCAAAAAGTACACAGAGGGTATTGCCAAATGCTCTGCAAGGATCTGGCCACATGGAAGCATTGGATCTGTGAAAACAACATCAAAATTGGTCTCTTCCAATGTCTGTATTAACTCTTTGTTGTTCAGTAGTCTGACACAAGTATCAAGCATTAGGGCTGCTCCGTGTTTCATCTCCTCATGTATTTTCAGAATCTTCTGCAGAAAAGGTCTTTCTGTAAAAACTTCAGCTGAAAGATTTTTAAAATGACTCTGTAGATCTTCACGGGAATTTGATACAGGGTAGAACTTGATCTTATAACCTTCCGAGGCTTGAATATGGATATTGAAGTCTGGCGCTACTACAAAAATCTGATGCCCTTTTTGCCTCAACAAATCCACAACTGCACGCATGCTAAGCCAATGGCTGCCTTCAACAGGTACTACAAGCACGTTACCAGGCTCAACAAATGTTACGTATCcgaaagaaaataatataacaaCAGCCGTGACTTGTACATAGTGAAACATTTTGTCCATGTCTTCTGAAAGAAGCTCATCTGTAAGCTGCTTTTGAACATTTGTTATTTAATGTTTAACAGTCTTTATTACGTCACTATGTAATAAACCTGAACAGAGAGTTTAGAAAGTTCATTTGCGTATCTGTATTGGCCTTAAAGGGCAAAAATGTTATCTTGATGCACAGGTCACATCCTGGGGCCTTCAAGACTTTgatgtacaatatacagtatattatcatttaaactgaaataaaaattattctgATCTTCACATGTTGTTTAGCTATATATTAAAGCAAAGAAcatgaaaaataatattaataaattggATTAAAGCAGAtcattttgaataaaaaacattttttttaaatagaagcgTGACGACAGAAAAAGAACATGTGGTCTGCcccgtttttttttgtctggatatagatatatgtatatataattattgTTGGCCGACTTGCTAATTCTGCTGTAAatatattccaagcatcaactaatCTTTCTGCAAAATAGTaatttctaagattagttttgaattTTCCTAGAAATATGTTTTCCCTTACTAGAATATCACCCT
The Rana temporaria chromosome 6, aRanTem1.1, whole genome shotgun sequence DNA segment above includes these coding regions:
- the LOC120943901 gene encoding UDP-glucuronosyltransferase 1A1-like isoform X8 gives rise to the protein MAAIILSLMFIWIVVILGLPTLAESGNVLVIAQDTDTWLDMRTMVDKIQQNGHEIVLVIPRNMMDMGSFEGITVKMYSAPLLKSGLSINLEPISGQSLMDSLLSAISTEYKRMKYTASVSSSTCLDLLADQELLSFLEKIRFDVSVMDPFFPCGPILAKHLQLRSIYFLPSLPCGWDKKAVNCPNSDYSDLGNNQNDLFQRVRNVLFHILEPLACRQIETEYNRLASKFLHRDVKLLEIFSQAELWLYKYDFVLESAKPLMPNMLFIGGHCCPEKKRANPDFEKLINSSGDHGFVVFSLGSMVSEIPIHKAMDIAEALRFIPQTVIWRYTGQVPSNLGENTHLVKWLPQNDLLAHPKARAFITHAGSHGIYEGICNAVPMVMLPLFGDQMDNAKRIESRGAGITLNVLDLIPEDLSNALTSVINNSSYKENIQRLSDLHLDRPIHPLDLAVHWVEFVMRHKGAPHLRPAAHDLNWIQYHSIDVFAFLFAVLVTSLFISIKCCAFTFRCCCRRKSSKGKSKSKKE
- the LOC120943901 gene encoding UDP-glucuronosyltransferase 1A1-like isoform X1, translated to MDKMFHYVQVTAVVILFSFGYVTFVEPGNVLVVPVEGSHWLSMRAVVDLLRQKGHQIFVVAPDFNIHIQASEGYKIKFYPVSNSREDLQSHFKNLSAEVFTERPFLQKILKIHEEMKHGAALMLDTCVRLLNNKELIQTLEETNFDVVFTDPMLPCGQILAEHLAIPSVYFLRSIPCHKDAISSQCPTPLSYVPRQLSGLTDHMTFPQRLQNIFLEIVSHFLCNLLYSPYQQLASEFLQREVDLHEILGHAAIWLMRLDFSFDYPKPVMPNMVFIGGINCVQRKPLNQDFEKLINSSGDHGFVVFSLGSMVSEIPIHKAMDIAEALRFIPQTVIWRYTGQVPSNLGENTHLVKWLPQNDLLAHPKARAFITHAGSHGIYEGICNAVPMVMLPLFGDQMDNAKRIESRGAGITLNVLDLIPEDLSNALTSVINNSSYKENIQRLSDLHLDRPIHPLDLAVHWVEFVMRHKGAPHLRPAAHDLNWIQYHSIDVFAFLFAVLVTSLFISIKCCAFTFRCCCRRKSSKGKSKSKKE